One segment of Niveibacterium microcysteis DNA contains the following:
- a CDS encoding type II secretion system protein N — translation MSISTNGNLRSAHRPASAPSARRRGLGTRIALGIAGGLLVGVAIHLIGRQLDTPSTVAEPPASAVQLPQPNAAAIPPMVLTGVVRDAVSRRTYAVISVAGAPAREFQVGEQLTDGVQLADIADDAVTVVGNGRSVRIALTYITPPVQADPRITTRSAADWRNASSARTQNEPASPPATIVAPPRGFSPPSSTSTDRAVWRARQTEEGPANP, via the coding sequence ATGAGCATTTCGACAAACGGCAATCTGCGCAGCGCGCATCGGCCCGCTTCGGCACCCAGCGCACGCAGGCGTGGTCTTGGTACACGGATCGCGCTCGGTATCGCTGGCGGGCTGCTTGTTGGCGTCGCCATCCATTTGATCGGGCGGCAGCTCGACACGCCCAGCACCGTAGCCGAGCCCCCCGCCAGCGCTGTCCAGCTCCCCCAACCCAACGCCGCAGCAATCCCGCCGATGGTGCTGACAGGCGTGGTGCGCGATGCGGTGTCGCGCCGCACTTACGCTGTCATCTCGGTCGCGGGTGCGCCCGCGCGCGAATTCCAGGTCGGCGAACAACTCACCGATGGCGTGCAACTCGCCGACATCGCAGACGACGCCGTCACCGTGGTCGGCAATGGCCGCTCAGTGCGCATCGCACTCACCTACATCACGCCGCCCGTGCAGGCCGACCCCCGCATCACGACGCGTAGCGCGGCGGACTGGCGTAATGCCTCGTCGGCCCGCACGCAAAACGAACCGGCCTCTCCACCCGCAACCATTGTTGCCCCGCCGCGAGGCTTCTCGCCGCCGAGCAGCACCAGCACCGATCGCGCCGTTTGGCGCGCCAGGCAGACTGAAGAGGGCCCTGCCAACCCATAG
- a CDS encoding SOS response-associated peptidase yields MCGRYVDELTGEEIDSRTRVSRFAALTELARVPRYNISPMARVLVITSDENGRHPRIMQWWLVPPIADDPKAFVRRYTTFNARAEKLAQSAFYRHSLTHQRCVLPVSGFYEWQAATPGKPGSSKTPFYIHPPAGEAPCWTLAGIWSTWERPGLAPLHSCAIVTCVANPMMAWIHNAKPDAPRMPVILDNNAMATWLDPAISDASALTEVLQPYPETRMAAHAVAKIVGDGAHLIDPLPNGPCIGEDRGR; encoded by the coding sequence ATGTGTGGCCGCTATGTCGACGAATTGACCGGGGAAGAAATCGACTCTCGCACACGCGTCTCGCGATTCGCCGCGCTGACCGAACTGGCCCGAGTCCCGCGCTACAACATCAGCCCGATGGCCCGGGTGCTGGTGATCACGTCTGACGAGAACGGGCGCCACCCGCGCATCATGCAATGGTGGCTGGTACCGCCGATCGCCGACGACCCGAAGGCCTTTGTGCGCCGCTACACCACCTTCAACGCCCGCGCCGAAAAGCTCGCCCAGTCCGCCTTCTACCGGCACTCGCTCACGCACCAGCGCTGCGTGCTGCCGGTAAGCGGATTCTACGAATGGCAGGCGGCGACACCGGGCAAACCCGGCTCCAGCAAAACCCCGTTCTACATCCACCCGCCCGCCGGTGAGGCGCCGTGCTGGACGCTCGCCGGTATCTGGTCGACCTGGGAGCGCCCGGGCCTGGCGCCACTACACAGTTGCGCCATCGTCACCTGTGTCGCAAATCCGATGATGGCCTGGATCCATAACGCCAAACCCGACGCCCCTCGAATGCCGGTCATCCTCGACAACAACGCGATGGCAACATGGCTGGACCCAGCCATATCGGACGCAAGCGCCCTGACCGAGGTCCTCCAGCCCTATCCCGAGACGAGAATGGCGGCCCATGCCGTGGCCAAGATCGTCGGCGATGGCGCACACCTGATCGACCCATTGCCGAACGGCCCTTGCATCGGGGAAGACCGCGGCCGCTGA